The Micromonospora sp. NBC_01740 genome includes a window with the following:
- a CDS encoding multidrug effflux MFS transporter: MSPRQRLRLVLVLGSLIAVGPLTIDMYLPALPTIVDEFQTTSAAVQLTLTGTLAGLALGQLLIGPLSDAVGRRAPLIAGIALHVVASLLCVVAPSIAVLGALRVVQGLGVAAASVVAMAVVRDLFDGAAFAKLLSRLLLVMGAAPILAPTLGGGLLRWTDWRGVFVALAAFGVLLVVVAAFGLRETLPAERRRRGGVVATIGVYGSLLRDRTFVGLVLVAGLAMAALFAYVAGSSFVFQDQYGLDEQQFGLAFGAGAVGLIAATQFNVRLLRRHPPQRILVVALAAGSVAGLALLAFAVTGFGGLPALLVSLWVVLAAAGLAMPNAPALALSRHGEAAGTASALLGAVQFGVGALAAPLVGVLGTGAVAMSVVVAGGMLAATAVLFVVVRPSRLAGLEPDGVVVAAH, encoded by the coding sequence CCACGATCGTCGACGAATTCCAGACCACGTCGGCGGCGGTCCAGTTGACCCTCACCGGCACGCTGGCGGGCCTCGCCCTCGGCCAGTTGCTGATCGGCCCGCTGTCCGACGCCGTCGGCCGGCGCGCGCCGCTGATCGCCGGCATCGCGCTGCACGTCGTGGCGTCGCTGCTCTGCGTCGTCGCGCCGAGCATCGCGGTTCTCGGCGCGTTGCGGGTGGTGCAGGGCCTCGGCGTCGCCGCGGCCTCGGTGGTCGCGATGGCCGTCGTCCGCGACCTGTTCGACGGTGCGGCCTTCGCGAAGCTGCTCTCCCGGCTGCTGCTGGTCATGGGGGCGGCGCCGATCCTCGCGCCGACCCTCGGCGGCGGGCTGCTGCGCTGGACGGACTGGCGCGGCGTCTTCGTGGCGCTGGCCGCCTTCGGCGTGCTGCTCGTGGTGGTCGCCGCGTTCGGCCTGCGCGAGACGCTGCCCGCCGAGCGGCGCCGGCGCGGCGGCGTGGTCGCGACCATCGGCGTGTACGGCTCGCTGCTGCGCGACCGCACGTTCGTGGGCCTGGTCCTGGTCGCCGGGCTGGCCATGGCCGCCCTGTTCGCGTACGTCGCCGGGTCGTCGTTCGTCTTCCAGGACCAGTACGGCCTGGACGAGCAGCAGTTCGGGTTGGCCTTCGGGGCGGGCGCGGTCGGGCTGATCGCGGCGACCCAGTTCAACGTACGGCTGCTGCGCCGCCACCCGCCGCAGCGGATCCTCGTGGTCGCCCTGGCCGCGGGGAGCGTGGCCGGACTGGCACTGCTCGCCTTCGCCGTGACCGGGTTCGGCGGGCTGCCGGCCCTGCTGGTGTCGTTGTGGGTGGTGCTCGCGGCGGCGGGCCTCGCGATGCCGAACGCGCCGGCCCTGGCCCTGTCCCGCCACGGCGAGGCGGCCGGCACGGCCTCCGCCCTGCTCGGCGCCGTGCAGTTCGGCGTCGGGGCGCTGGCCGCACCCCTGGTGGGCGTCCTGGGCACCGGCGCGGTCGCCATGTCCGTCGTCGTCGCGGGGGGCATGCTGGCCGCGACGGCGGTCCTGTTCGTCGTCGTGCGACCGTCCCGGCTCGCCGGCCTGGAGCCGGACGGGGTGGTCGTGGCAGCGCACTGA
- a CDS encoding TIGR02452 family protein: MSSRLREIARQTVAIAESGRYRNGAGDEVVIGAQVRAAVAGTRHHLPDGTLTIGDTRVGAGDVEVTYQSTLQAARRLGPDAACLVFASAKNPGGGFLGGAKAQEESVARSSALYPCLLAAPDFYAFHRGQRDLRYSDRIIYSPGVPVFRDDKGGLLDVAYQTSFLTAAAPNLGAIVRNQPAHAPDVPAVLRRRARRVLEVAAAHGHRTIVLGAWGCGVFRNDPATVADAFADALRMVDRFDRVVFAIRDNLSGTPVYGAFAERFGTSAPEPAGDARRG; encoded by the coding sequence GTGAGCAGCCGCCTTCGTGAGATCGCCCGACAGACGGTGGCTATCGCCGAGTCGGGCCGGTACCGCAACGGCGCCGGCGACGAGGTCGTCATCGGTGCGCAGGTGCGGGCCGCGGTCGCCGGCACCCGCCACCACCTTCCCGACGGGACGCTCACGATCGGCGACACGCGGGTCGGGGCCGGCGACGTCGAGGTGACGTACCAGTCGACGTTGCAGGCGGCCCGCCGGCTCGGTCCGGATGCGGCGTGTCTGGTGTTCGCGTCGGCCAAGAACCCGGGCGGCGGGTTCCTCGGCGGGGCGAAGGCGCAGGAGGAGAGCGTCGCACGATCGTCGGCGCTCTACCCGTGCCTGCTCGCCGCGCCCGACTTCTACGCGTTCCACCGCGGCCAACGCGACCTGCGGTACAGCGACCGAATCATCTACTCCCCGGGCGTGCCGGTGTTCCGCGACGACAAGGGCGGGCTGCTCGATGTGGCGTACCAGACGTCCTTCCTCACCGCCGCGGCGCCGAACCTCGGCGCGATCGTGCGCAACCAGCCCGCGCACGCCCCCGACGTGCCGGCGGTGCTGCGCCGGCGTGCGCGGCGGGTGCTCGAGGTGGCCGCCGCGCACGGGCATCGGACGATCGTGCTGGGCGCGTGGGGGTGCGGGGTGTTCCGCAACGACCCCGCCACGGTGGCGGACGCCTTCGCCGACGCGCTGCGGATGGTGGACCGGTTCGACCGGGTGGTGTTCGCCATCCGCGACAACCTGTCGGGCACACCCGTGTACGGCGCGTTCGCGGAACGTTTCGGCACCTCCGCGCCGGAGCCGGCAGGCGACGCCCGTCGGGGTTGA